The Oryza glaberrima chromosome 9, OglaRS2, whole genome shotgun sequence genome includes a window with the following:
- the LOC127783615 gene encoding myb-related protein Hv1-like, which yields MGRSPCCEKAHTNKGAWTKEEDDRLIAYIKAHGEGCWRSLPKAAGLLRCGKSCRLRWINYLRPDLKRGNFTEEEDELIIKLHSLLGNKWSLIAGRLPGRTDNEIKNYWNTHIRRKLLSRGIDPVTHRPINDSASNITISFEAAAAAARDDKAAVFRREDHPHQPKAVTVAQEQQAAADWGHGKPLKCPDLNLDLCISLPSQEEPMMMKPVKRETGVCFSCSLGLPKSTDCKCSSFLGLRTAMLDFRSLEMK from the exons ATGGGGAGGTCACCGTGCTGCGAGAAGGCACACACCAACAAGGGAGCATGGACCAAGGAGGAAGATGACCGGCTCATTGCCTACATCAAGGCGCACGGCGAAGGTTGCTGGCGATCGCTGCCCaaggccgccggcctcctccgctgTGGCAAGAGCTGCCGCCTCCGGTGGATCAACTACCTCCGGCCTGACCTCAAGCGCGGCAACTTcaccgaggaggaggatgagctgATCATCAAGCTTCACAGCCTTTTAGGCAACAA ATGGTCTCTGATAGCCGGGAGGTTGCCAGGAAGAACggacaacgagatcaagaactacTGGAACACGCACATCAGGAGGAAGCTGCTGAGCCGTGGCATCGACCCGGTGACACACCGGCCGATCAACGACAGCGCGTCCAACATCACCATATCATtcgaggcggccgcggcggcggcgagggacgacAAGGCCGCCGTGTTCCGGCGAGAGGACCATCCTCATCAGCCGAAGGCGGTGACAGTGGCACAGGAGCAGCAGGCAGCCGCCGATTGGGGCCATGGGAAGCCACTCAAGTGCCCTGACCTCAATCTGGACCTCTGCATCAGCCTCCCTTCCCAAGAAGAGCCCATGATGATGAAGCCGGTGAAGAGGGAGACCGGCGTCTGCTTCAGCTGCAGCCTGGGGCTCCCCAAGAGCACAGACTGCAAGTGCAGCAGCTTCCTGGGACTCAGGACAGCCATGCTCGACTTCAGAAGCTTGGAAATGAAATGA
- the LOC127783616 gene encoding protein POLLENLESS 3-LIKE 2 isoform X1, with amino-acid sequence MPSSSRAQAAPPPPPPLSSAAAASSSSVLGSTATMMQQQQQQETWLAAAAAVGLRPTKSAPCSPIKPAASSASAAAAAAMLRTNSDSFHVAHKVPVGDTPYVRAKRVQLVDKDPEKAIALFWAAINAGDRVDSALKDMAIVMKQQNRAEEAIEAIKSLRSRCSDQAQESLDNILLDLYKVQSPLFPFSPLLCNNARSKLMRVDESEQRCGRLDDQISLLKHKLQLIHQGHAFNGKRTKTARSQGRKFQVTLEQEATRLLGNLGWALMQKENYTEAEGAYRRALLIGPDNNKMCNLGICLMKQGRVLEAKDVLKQVRPAGVDGLRGADSHLKAYERAQEMLRDLEAKLVGRRLPRAGDQLVDKSWLFDALLLGSSSSIWQPQPCIDHMLPPPPPPPRDQFADENAAAAAANKKAAAAALQPNILRVDAQPFYSLRMPPLATKPQNIQQKPPTPQPQVHDPMGNLKRTRSGNAMDKAAAAAAGPVEKEPINDENSGRRKSLSAEERWPELPDHSAFDEALVAAVLAPVLDDSAAAAAERNDNCCKPAPPASCDTSPAMKEKIGKRLRIFQDITQTLNTF; translated from the exons ATGCCTAGTAGTAGTCGAGCAcaagccgctccgccgccacctcctcctctcagctccgccgccgctgcctcctcctcctccgttctcgggtcgacagcgacgatgatgcagcagcagcagcagcaggagacgtggctcgcggccgccgcggcggtggggctCCGGCCGACCAAGTCGGCACCCTGCTCGCCCATCAAGCctgcggcgtcgtcggcgtcggctgcggcggcggcggccatgctcCGGACCAACTCCGACTCCTTCCACGTCGCCCACAAGGTCCCCGTCGGCGACACGCCGTACGTGCGCGCCAAGCGCGTCCAG CTGGTGGACAAGGATCCGGAGAAGGCGATCGCGCTGTTCTGGGCGGCGATCAACGCCGGCGACCGGGTGGACAGCGCGCTCAAGGACATGGCCATCGTGATGAAGCAGCAGAACCGCGCGGAGGAGGCCATCGAGGCCATCAAGTCGCTGCGAAGCCGCTGCTCCGACCAGGCGCAGGAGTCCCTCgacaacatcctcctcgaccTCTACAAGGTTCAAtctcccctcttccccttctcgcCATTGCTCTGCAACAATGCGCGCAGCAAGCTGATGCGTGTCGATGAATCTGAGCAGAGATGCGGGCGGCTGGACGACCAGATCTCGCTGCTCAAGCACAAGCTGCAGCTCATCCACCAGGGCCACGCCTTCAACGGCAAGCGCACCAAGACGGCGCGTTCGCAGGGCCGCAAGTTCCAGGTCACCCTGGAGCAAGAAGCAACCAGACTTCTT GGAAATCTGGGGTGGGCGCTGATGCAGAAGGAGAACTacacggaggcggagggggcgtACCGGAGGGCGCTGCTGATCGGACCGGACAACAACAAGATGTGCAACCTGGGGATCTGCCTGATGAAGCAGGGGCGCGTGCTGGAGGCCAAGGACGTGCTCAAGCAGGTGCGGCCGGCGGGGGTGGACGGCCTCCGCGGCGCCGACTCGCACCTCAAGGCGTACGAGCGCGCGCAGGAGATGCTCCGGGACCTCGAGGCCAagctcgtcggccgccgcctcccgcgcgccGGCGACCAGCTCGTCGACAAGAGCTGGCTCTTCGACGCGCTGCTGCTCGGCTCCTCCTCCAGCATCTGGCAGCCGCAGCCGTGCATCGACCACATgctgcccccgcccccgccgccgccgcgcgaccAGTTCGCCGAcgagaacgccgccgccgccgccgccaacaagaaggcggccgcggccgcgctgcAGCCCAACATCCTCCGGGTCGACGCGCAGCCGTTCTACTCGCTGCGCATGCCGCCGCTGGCGACGAAGCCACAGAACATTCAGCAGaagccgccgacgccgcagccgCAGGTGCACGATCCGATGGGCAACCTGAAGAGGACACGGTCCGGCAACGCCAtggacaaggcggcggcggcagctgccgGACCAGTGGAGAAAGAACCGATCAACGACGAGAACAGCGGGAGGAGGAAGTCACTCTCCGCCGAGGAAAGATGGCCGGAGCTGCCCGACCACAGCGCGTTCGACGAGGCCCTCGTCGCGGCGGTCCTCGCCCCGGTCCTCGatgactccgccgccgccgccgcagaacgGAACGACAATTGCTgcaagccggcgccgccggcgagctgcgaCACGAGCCCGGCGATGAAGGAGAAGATCGGGAAGAGGCTGAGGATCTTCCAGGACATCACACAGACACTGAACACTTTCTGA
- the LOC127783616 gene encoding protein POLLENLESS 3-LIKE 2 isoform X2 — translation MPSSSRAQAAPPPPPPLSSAAAASSSSVLGSTATMMQQQQQQETWLAAAAAVGLRPTKSAPCSPIKPAASSASAAAAAAMLRTNSDSFHVAHKVPVGDTPYVRAKRVQLVDKDPEKAIALFWAAINAGDRVDSALKDMAIVMKQQNRAEEAIEAIKSLRSRCSDQAQESLDNILLDLYKRCGRLDDQISLLKHKLQLIHQGHAFNGKRTKTARSQGRKFQVTLEQEATRLLGNLGWALMQKENYTEAEGAYRRALLIGPDNNKMCNLGICLMKQGRVLEAKDVLKQVRPAGVDGLRGADSHLKAYERAQEMLRDLEAKLVGRRLPRAGDQLVDKSWLFDALLLGSSSSIWQPQPCIDHMLPPPPPPPRDQFADENAAAAAANKKAAAAALQPNILRVDAQPFYSLRMPPLATKPQNIQQKPPTPQPQVHDPMGNLKRTRSGNAMDKAAAAAAGPVEKEPINDENSGRRKSLSAEERWPELPDHSAFDEALVAAVLAPVLDDSAAAAAERNDNCCKPAPPASCDTSPAMKEKIGKRLRIFQDITQTLNTF, via the exons ATGCCTAGTAGTAGTCGAGCAcaagccgctccgccgccacctcctcctctcagctccgccgccgctgcctcctcctcctccgttctcgggtcgacagcgacgatgatgcagcagcagcagcagcaggagacgtggctcgcggccgccgcggcggtggggctCCGGCCGACCAAGTCGGCACCCTGCTCGCCCATCAAGCctgcggcgtcgtcggcgtcggctgcggcggcggcggccatgctcCGGACCAACTCCGACTCCTTCCACGTCGCCCACAAGGTCCCCGTCGGCGACACGCCGTACGTGCGCGCCAAGCGCGTCCAG CTGGTGGACAAGGATCCGGAGAAGGCGATCGCGCTGTTCTGGGCGGCGATCAACGCCGGCGACCGGGTGGACAGCGCGCTCAAGGACATGGCCATCGTGATGAAGCAGCAGAACCGCGCGGAGGAGGCCATCGAGGCCATCAAGTCGCTGCGAAGCCGCTGCTCCGACCAGGCGCAGGAGTCCCTCgacaacatcctcctcgaccTCTACAAG AGATGCGGGCGGCTGGACGACCAGATCTCGCTGCTCAAGCACAAGCTGCAGCTCATCCACCAGGGCCACGCCTTCAACGGCAAGCGCACCAAGACGGCGCGTTCGCAGGGCCGCAAGTTCCAGGTCACCCTGGAGCAAGAAGCAACCAGACTTCTT GGAAATCTGGGGTGGGCGCTGATGCAGAAGGAGAACTacacggaggcggagggggcgtACCGGAGGGCGCTGCTGATCGGACCGGACAACAACAAGATGTGCAACCTGGGGATCTGCCTGATGAAGCAGGGGCGCGTGCTGGAGGCCAAGGACGTGCTCAAGCAGGTGCGGCCGGCGGGGGTGGACGGCCTCCGCGGCGCCGACTCGCACCTCAAGGCGTACGAGCGCGCGCAGGAGATGCTCCGGGACCTCGAGGCCAagctcgtcggccgccgcctcccgcgcgccGGCGACCAGCTCGTCGACAAGAGCTGGCTCTTCGACGCGCTGCTGCTCGGCTCCTCCTCCAGCATCTGGCAGCCGCAGCCGTGCATCGACCACATgctgcccccgcccccgccgccgccgcgcgaccAGTTCGCCGAcgagaacgccgccgccgccgccgccaacaagaaggcggccgcggccgcgctgcAGCCCAACATCCTCCGGGTCGACGCGCAGCCGTTCTACTCGCTGCGCATGCCGCCGCTGGCGACGAAGCCACAGAACATTCAGCAGaagccgccgacgccgcagccgCAGGTGCACGATCCGATGGGCAACCTGAAGAGGACACGGTCCGGCAACGCCAtggacaaggcggcggcggcagctgccgGACCAGTGGAGAAAGAACCGATCAACGACGAGAACAGCGGGAGGAGGAAGTCACTCTCCGCCGAGGAAAGATGGCCGGAGCTGCCCGACCACAGCGCGTTCGACGAGGCCCTCGTCGCGGCGGTCCTCGCCCCGGTCCTCGatgactccgccgccgccgccgcagaacgGAACGACAATTGCTgcaagccggcgccgccggcgagctgcgaCACGAGCCCGGCGATGAAGGAGAAGATCGGGAAGAGGCTGAGGATCTTCCAGGACATCACACAGACACTGAACACTTTCTGA
- the LOC127783618 gene encoding probable L-ascorbate peroxidase 4, peroxisomal, whose amino-acid sequence MAAPVVDAEYLRQVEGARRDLRALIASKGCAPIMLRLAWHDAGTYDAKTKTGGANGSIRHEEEYTHGSNAGLKIAIDLLEPIKRKHPNITYADLYQLAGVVAIEVTGGPTVDFVPGRRDSSVCPREGRLPDAKKGAPHLRDIFYQMGLTDKDIVARALSGGHTLGKAHPERSGFDGAWTKEPLKFDNSYFLELLREESEGLLKLPTDRALLEDPEFRRFVDHYAKDEDAFFKDYAESHKKLSELGFAPRSSAKSDGSTAAATLAQSAFGVAVAAAVVIAGYLYESSKKTK is encoded by the exons ATGGCGGCTCCGGTGGTGGACGCGGAGTACCTGCGACAGGTCGAGGGGGCGCGCCGCGACCTCCGCGCGCTCATCGCCTCCAAGGGCTGCGCCCCCATCATGCTCCGCCTCGC ATGGCATGATGCTGGCACATATGatgcaaaaacaaaaactgGGGGTGCAAATGGTTCAATTAGGCATGAGGAAGAGTACACTCATGGTTCAAATGCTGGACTAAAAATTGCCATTGATCTCCTTG AGCCTATTAAGCGAAAGCATCCAAATATCACTTATGCTGATCTTTATCAG CTTGCTGGAGTGGTTGCAATTGAAGTTACTGGAGGTCCAACCGTTGACTTTGTTCCTGGAAGAAGG GACTCATCAGTTTGCCCGCGAGAAGGACGTCTTCCTGATGCGAAGAAAG GTGCACCACATTTAAGAGACATCTTTTATCAAATGGGATTGACTGACAAGGATATTGtagctaggg CTCTATCTGGTGGCCACACCCTG GGAAAGGCACATCCTGAAAGATCTGGATTTGACGGTGCATGGACCAAGGAACCACTTAAGTTTGACAACTCTTACTTCCT AGAACTGCTGAGGGAGGAATCAGAGGGACTTTTGAAACTTCCAACTGACAGGGCTCTCCTGGAAGATCCTGAATTCAGGCGCTTTGTGGATCATTACGCGAAG GATGAGGATGCCTTCTTCAAGGACTACGCTGAATCACACAAGAAGCTCTCCGAACTTGGGTTCGCTCCACGTAGCTCTGCAAAATCAGATGGTTCAACGGCTGCTGCTACACTCGCGCAGAGTGCGTTTGGGGTCGCAGTTGCTGCAGCCGTAGTTATAGCAGGTTACCTCTACGAGTCTTCTAAGAAAACCAAGTAG
- the LOC127784385 gene encoding protein ALTERED PHOSPHATE STARVATION RESPONSE 1 has product MGLCQSRLERQEAVSRCKARRRYTKQLVQARRDMAAAHALYLRALRATGAALLQFASAEADHPHPHHHVSAAPPPPQTPPFPPPPPPPPPPPPPPLSPTPTTTSWTTNSSSISASPILPPPPPPPMPSSWDFWDPFAPSSSRSATEDAEWDDAATTIVDAPNAPPVVTVAAAAAPPPSVVTATTTTSTASELTVVAVPRGGGGAGKKDLAEIATELDEYFLKAADAGARVAALLEAPNCEPPETNNSSFPGKVLNYGKNLRPMGWSWGGSGYSKGSNGFSRFGRGDEGMGNGGSSGILSHSSTVEKLYAWEKKLFLEVKSYEGLKQEHDKKIGLLRKQEVKGVDYLKMEKNKMEIESLDSKMLVATQSIETTTSEIMRLRESELFPQLLELVAGLMSMWRGMYECHQVQTHMVQQLEYLNNSLSTNPTSNVHRQAALQLEIEVDRWYSAFCSLVKSQRDYVYSLTGWLRLSLFQSYHDPHNKAHQNSDIYSLCEEWQLAIDRIPDKVASEGIKTLLTVIHAVVVQQAEEQKQKKRSESAFKELEKKAEELRSLESKYGPYSGAEGYGDMSRKSPVSDKRAKVEALRCRADEEKSKYEKSIGVTRAMTLNNLQTGFPNVFQAMTGFASVCMETFESVYNFKSSDRILDSKRLLT; this is encoded by the exons atggggctGTGCCAGTCGAGGCTGGAGAGGCAGGAGGCGGTGTCGAGGTgcaaggcgaggcggcggtacaCGAAGCAGCTGGTGCAGGCGAGGCgggacatggcggcggcgcacgcgctgTATCTCCGGGCGCTGCGTGCCACGGGCGCCGCGCTGCTGCAGTTCGCCAGCGCCGAGGCGGACCACCCGCACCCGCACCACCACGtctccgcggcgccgccgccgccgcagacgccgccgttcccgccgcctccgccaccgccgccgccgccgcctcccccgccgctcaGCCCGACGCCGACCACCACGTCGTGGACGACCAACTCCTCCTCGATCAGCGCGTCCCCGAtcttgcccccgccgccgccaccgccaatgCCGTCCAGCTGGGACTTCTGGGACCCCTTCgccccgtcctcctcccgctccgccACCGAGGACGCCGAGTGGgacgacgccgccaccaccatcgtcgaCGCCCCCAACGCCCCGcccgtcgtcaccgtcgccgccgccgcggccccgcccccgtccgtcgtcaccgccaccaccaccacctccaccgccagcgagctcaccgtcgtcgccgtgccccgcggcggaggcggcgccgggaaGAAGGACCTCGCCGAGATCGCCACCGAGCTCGACGAGTACTTCCTCAAGgcggccgacgccggcgcccgcgtcgccgcgctgctcgaGGCCCCCAACTGCGAGCCTCCCGAGACCAACAACAGCAGCTTCCCAG GGAAGGTACTGAATTACGGCAAGAACTTGAGGCCGATGGGATGGTCATGGGGCGGAAGCGGGTACAGCAAAGGTAGCAATGGTTTCTCAAGATTCGGAAGAGGGGACGAAGGGATGGGTAATGGCGGAAGCAGCGGAATTCTTAGCCATTCATCCACCGTGGAGAAGCTCTACGCCTGGGAGAAGAAGCTGTTTCTTGAGGTCAAG AGTTATGAGGGGCTTAAGCAGGAGCATGATAAGAAGATAGGGCTATTGAGGAAGCAGGAGGTGAAGGGTGTGGACTACTTGAAGATGGAGAAGAACAAGATGGAGATCGAGAGCCTCGATTCCAAGATGCTTGTTGCCACGCAGTCCATCGAGACCACCACTTCTGAGATAATGAGGCTGAGAGAATCCGAGCTCTTCCCTCAGCTTCTTGAGCTCGTTGCTGG CTTGATGAGTATGTGGAGGGGCATGTATGAGTGTCATCAAGTACAGACTCACATGGTGCAGCAGCTTGAGTACCTCAACAATTCCTTGAGCACTAACCCGACTTCCAATGTCCACCGGCAAGCAGCTCTACAGCTTGAGATCGAGGTTGACAGATGGTACTCAGCATTCTGCAGTCTGGTTAAGTCCCAGAGAGACTATGTCTATTCATTGACCGGATGGCTTCGCCTCTCACTATTCCAATCCTATCATGATCCACACAACAAAGCTCATCAGAACTCTGATATCTACAGCTTGTGTGAGGAATGGCAGCTAGCCATTGATCGAATCCCCGATAAGGTAGCCTCGGAAGGGATCAAAACTCTCCTGACAGTGATACACGCAGTTGTGGTACAACAGGCGGAGGagcaaaagcaaaagaagaggTCAGAGTCTGCATTCAAGGAACTGGAGAAGAAGGCAGAGGAACTAAGATCCCTTGAATCCAAATATGGGCCATATTCGGGTGCTGAAGGCTATGGAGATATGTCTCGGAAGTCGCCAGTATCAGACAAGCGAGCGAAGGTGGAAGCTCTGAGATGTCGGGCGGACGAGGAGAAGAGCAAGTATGAGAAGAGCATTGGGGTCACAAGAGCAATGACCTTGAACAACCTTCAGACAGGTTTCCCTAACGTTTTTCAGGCGATGACGGGATTCGCCAGCGTTTGCATGGAAACGTTTGAATCGGTGTACAACTTCAAGAGTTCAGATCGGATCCTTGATTCGAAGAGGCTACTAACATGA